One Lycium barbarum isolate Lr01 chromosome 5, ASM1917538v2, whole genome shotgun sequence genomic window carries:
- the LOC132641475 gene encoding HIPL1 protein-like isoform X1 — translation MNKHLNMLFSLICLLLYNFISPSYSLPLCTDLRAPAIPKKPLAFCPYNGKVCCDSSKDAQLKKIFEGMNISDTACSSAVKSIICSTCDQFSAELFKVKSGPRPVPVLCNSTATSASFCSSVWDSCQNIPIANSPFAPSLQSKAGGTKNSNSSLLTDFWQSKTDFCQAFGGNSDKDSFCFNGEQVPLKKNETLQPPNGMCFEKIADGAYLNMVPHPDGSNRAFFSNQAGKIWLATILDQDSGEAMELDESSPFADLTDQVYLDARFGMMGMAFHPNFAKNGRFFASFNCDKSKSPSCAGRCACNSDVGCDPSKINPEDNKQPCQYHTVVAEFSANGTAPSPSMAEKAKSSEVRRIFTMGLPFTANHGGQILFGPEDGYLYLMMGDGGSKGDSLNFAQNKKSLLGKIMRVDIDNIPSQEEILDLGHWGNYSVPRDNPYSQDKDLQPEIWALGLRDPWRCSFDSERPSYFICADVGQDHYEEVDIITKGGNYGWNMYEGPFRFKNASADDFVDPIFPVLGYSHSEVNKEVGSAAISGGYVYRSKTDPCIYGSYLYGDLYAKNFWAAQEKPYNSGNFTTRGIPFSCAHDSPLNCSSVPNSPLPALGYIFSFGQDNRKDPYVLTSTGVYRVVRPSRCNYTCSKETARTAEGPSPSAPSDSHIAKADHCTALVLYCLLLLTSFIL, via the exons ATGAATAAACACCTTAATATGCTGTTCTCATTAATTTGTCTTCTTCTGTATAACTTCATCTCTCCATCTTATTCACTCCCTTTATGCACAGATTTGA GAGCACCTGCTATTCCAAAAAAGCCTTTGGCTTTTTGTCCATATAATGGAAAAGTGTGTTGTGACTCTTCCAAAGATGCGCAATTAAAGAAGATTTTTGAGGGTATGAATATATCTGACACTGCATGTAGTTCTGCTGTCAAGTCAATAATCTGCTCA ACATGTGATCAGTTCTCAGCAGAGTTGTTTAAGGTGAAATCAGGGCCAAGACCAGTTCCTGTCCTTTGCAATTCAACTGCTACATCAGCTAGCTTTTGTTCATCTGTTTGGGATTCTTGCCAAAACATACCAATAGCAAATTCTCCTTTTGCACCATCCTTGCAATCCAAAGCAGGAGGGACCAAAAACTCAAACTCCTCCTTGCTAACAGACTTTTGGCAATCGAAAACCGATTTCTGTCAAGCATTTGGTGGAAACTCAGATAAAGATTCATTTTGTTTCAATGGAGAACAAGTTCCACTCAAGAAAAATGAAACTTTGCAGCCTCCCAATGGCATGTGTTTTGAGAAGATTGCGGATGGAGCTTACCTTAACATGGTCCCTCATCCCGATGGATCGAACCGAGCATTCTTCTCCAATCAGGCTGGAAAAATTTGGTTAGCAACTATACTTGATCAAGACTCAGGAGAAGCAATGGAACTTGATGAATCAAGCCCATTTGCTGATTTGACAGATCAGGTTTATTTAGATGCAAGATTTGGGATGATGGGAATGGCTTTCCATCCAAACTTTGCCAAGAATGGAAGGTTTTTTGCATCATTTAACTGTGACAAGTCTAAGTCCCCTAGTTGTGCTGGAAGATGTGCTTGTAATTCAGATGTTGGTTGTGACCCTTCTAAGATAAACCCAGAGGATAATAAGCAGCCATGCCAATACCATACTGTCGTTGCAGAGTTCAGTGCTAATGGGACTGCACCAAGTCCATCAATG GCGGAGAAGGCGAAATCATCAGAAGTGAGGAGAATATTTACCATGGGACTTCCATTTACAGCTAATCATGGAGGACAGATTCTCTTTGGCCCTGAAGATGGATATCTCTACCTTATGATGGGAGATGGTGGAAGCAAGGGTGACTCTCTCAATTTTGCTCAAAATAAGAAGTCCTTGCTTGGAAAAATTATGAGGGTTGATATTGATAACATACCAA GTCAAGAAGAAATATTAGACCTTGGACACTGGGGTAACTATTCAGTTCCTCGAGATAATCCTTATTCACAAGACAAAGATTTGCAGCCTGAAATTTGGGCGCTAGGACTGAGAGACCCTTGGCGCTGTAGCTTCGATTCAGAAAGGCCTTCTTACTTCATCTGTGCGGATGTTGGCCAG GATCATTATGAAGAAGTTGACATCATCACGAAAGGGGGAAATTATGGATGGAACATGTATGAAGGTCCTTTCCGCTTTAAAAATGCTTCAGCTGATGATTTTGTGGATCCCATCTTCCCAGTGTTAGGATACAGCCATTCTGAAGTAAATAAAGAGGTCGGATCTGCAGCCATATCAGGTGGCTATGTTTATCGCTCCAAGACTGATCCCTGCATATATGGAAG TTACCTTTATGGAGATTTGTATGCTAAGAACTTTTGGGCAGCTCAAGAAAAACCGTATAACAGTGGGAACTTTACAACAAGAGGCATACCGTTCAGTTGTGCTCATGATTCCCCTCTCAACTGCAGCTCAGTCCCCAATAGTCCATTGCCTGCTTTAGGTTACATATTCTCATTTGGACAGGATAACAGGAAGGATCCCTATGTTTTAACAAGCACCGGTGTATACAGAGTGGTTCGTCCAAGTCGCTGCAACTACACCTGCTCGAAGGAGACAGCGAGGACTGCTGAGGGCCCAAGTCCCTCTGCACCTTCAGATAGCCATATTGCTAAAGCAGATCATTGCACGGCCCTTGTTCTTTACTGTCTGCTGCTTTTGACTAGCTTCATCTTGTAG
- the LOC132641475 gene encoding HIPL1 protein-like isoform X2, whose translation MNISDTACSSAVKSIICSTCDQFSAELFKVKSGPRPVPVLCNSTATSASFCSSVWDSCQNIPIANSPFAPSLQSKAGGTKNSNSSLLTDFWQSKTDFCQAFGGNSDKDSFCFNGEQVPLKKNETLQPPNGMCFEKIADGAYLNMVPHPDGSNRAFFSNQAGKIWLATILDQDSGEAMELDESSPFADLTDQVYLDARFGMMGMAFHPNFAKNGRFFASFNCDKSKSPSCAGRCACNSDVGCDPSKINPEDNKQPCQYHTVVAEFSANGTAPSPSMAEKAKSSEVRRIFTMGLPFTANHGGQILFGPEDGYLYLMMGDGGSKGDSLNFAQNKKSLLGKIMRVDIDNIPSQEEILDLGHWGNYSVPRDNPYSQDKDLQPEIWALGLRDPWRCSFDSERPSYFICADVGQDHYEEVDIITKGGNYGWNMYEGPFRFKNASADDFVDPIFPVLGYSHSEVNKEVGSAAISGGYVYRSKTDPCIYGSYLYGDLYAKNFWAAQEKPYNSGNFTTRGIPFSCAHDSPLNCSSVPNSPLPALGYIFSFGQDNRKDPYVLTSTGVYRVVRPSRCNYTCSKETARTAEGPSPSAPSDSHIAKADHCTALVLYCLLLLTSFIL comes from the exons ATGAATATATCTGACACTGCATGTAGTTCTGCTGTCAAGTCAATAATCTGCTCA ACATGTGATCAGTTCTCAGCAGAGTTGTTTAAGGTGAAATCAGGGCCAAGACCAGTTCCTGTCCTTTGCAATTCAACTGCTACATCAGCTAGCTTTTGTTCATCTGTTTGGGATTCTTGCCAAAACATACCAATAGCAAATTCTCCTTTTGCACCATCCTTGCAATCCAAAGCAGGAGGGACCAAAAACTCAAACTCCTCCTTGCTAACAGACTTTTGGCAATCGAAAACCGATTTCTGTCAAGCATTTGGTGGAAACTCAGATAAAGATTCATTTTGTTTCAATGGAGAACAAGTTCCACTCAAGAAAAATGAAACTTTGCAGCCTCCCAATGGCATGTGTTTTGAGAAGATTGCGGATGGAGCTTACCTTAACATGGTCCCTCATCCCGATGGATCGAACCGAGCATTCTTCTCCAATCAGGCTGGAAAAATTTGGTTAGCAACTATACTTGATCAAGACTCAGGAGAAGCAATGGAACTTGATGAATCAAGCCCATTTGCTGATTTGACAGATCAGGTTTATTTAGATGCAAGATTTGGGATGATGGGAATGGCTTTCCATCCAAACTTTGCCAAGAATGGAAGGTTTTTTGCATCATTTAACTGTGACAAGTCTAAGTCCCCTAGTTGTGCTGGAAGATGTGCTTGTAATTCAGATGTTGGTTGTGACCCTTCTAAGATAAACCCAGAGGATAATAAGCAGCCATGCCAATACCATACTGTCGTTGCAGAGTTCAGTGCTAATGGGACTGCACCAAGTCCATCAATG GCGGAGAAGGCGAAATCATCAGAAGTGAGGAGAATATTTACCATGGGACTTCCATTTACAGCTAATCATGGAGGACAGATTCTCTTTGGCCCTGAAGATGGATATCTCTACCTTATGATGGGAGATGGTGGAAGCAAGGGTGACTCTCTCAATTTTGCTCAAAATAAGAAGTCCTTGCTTGGAAAAATTATGAGGGTTGATATTGATAACATACCAA GTCAAGAAGAAATATTAGACCTTGGACACTGGGGTAACTATTCAGTTCCTCGAGATAATCCTTATTCACAAGACAAAGATTTGCAGCCTGAAATTTGGGCGCTAGGACTGAGAGACCCTTGGCGCTGTAGCTTCGATTCAGAAAGGCCTTCTTACTTCATCTGTGCGGATGTTGGCCAG GATCATTATGAAGAAGTTGACATCATCACGAAAGGGGGAAATTATGGATGGAACATGTATGAAGGTCCTTTCCGCTTTAAAAATGCTTCAGCTGATGATTTTGTGGATCCCATCTTCCCAGTGTTAGGATACAGCCATTCTGAAGTAAATAAAGAGGTCGGATCTGCAGCCATATCAGGTGGCTATGTTTATCGCTCCAAGACTGATCCCTGCATATATGGAAG TTACCTTTATGGAGATTTGTATGCTAAGAACTTTTGGGCAGCTCAAGAAAAACCGTATAACAGTGGGAACTTTACAACAAGAGGCATACCGTTCAGTTGTGCTCATGATTCCCCTCTCAACTGCAGCTCAGTCCCCAATAGTCCATTGCCTGCTTTAGGTTACATATTCTCATTTGGACAGGATAACAGGAAGGATCCCTATGTTTTAACAAGCACCGGTGTATACAGAGTGGTTCGTCCAAGTCGCTGCAACTACACCTGCTCGAAGGAGACAGCGAGGACTGCTGAGGGCCCAAGTCCCTCTGCACCTTCAGATAGCCATATTGCTAAAGCAGATCATTGCACGGCCCTTGTTCTTTACTGTCTGCTGCTTTTGACTAGCTTCATCTTGTAG
- the LOC132641474 gene encoding pentatricopeptide repeat-containing protein At1g05670, mitochondrial: MRRCSGFVSVIKHTSFFSYSTNSAVEKLSCVPLSAARPFPDYSPKRPSIRDSELVQHISTSIKQRYSEHIRHVLKPFESKIRSDHIIWVLITVKNDYKLVLDFFDWWCQRRDPSIEVRCIIVHIAAAQKDARTAHRLIRDFWARPSVDVTVCFSQFVEKLIYTYKDWGSNPFVFDIFFQVLVELGTLDYGRKLFDKMLHYGLVLSVSSCNLFLSRLSHEIEGHKMMLKVFNEFSEVGVCWDNESHNIMIHSLCRVGKVKEAHNLLLQMELRGCMPDVVSYSTVINGYCATGQLEPVLKIIQEMQVKGLKPNAFTFNSIILLLSKTGKVLDAEKILREMTSQGIAPDNVVYTTLIDGFCKTGNISAAYRLFNEMQCFNISPDLITYTALISGLCQTGNIAEADKLLNDMLDWGLEPDEFIYTTLIDGYCKAGEIRAAFSLHNKMVQMQLVPNIVTYTTLVDGLCKLGELDTANELLHEMCGKGLELNIYTYNSLVNGLCKAGDVKQAIKLMEDMEAAGIHPDAFTYTTLMDAYCKFGEMDKAHGLLRQMLLRGLQPTIVTFNVLMSGFCMSGMLEEGDKLLKWMLEKGIIPNATTYNSLMKQYSVRNDMRTTSEIYKGMLGQGVVPNANTFNILIRGHCKARNMKEAWFLHKEMIKKGFTPTLDTYHALIKGFLKRKKYSEAKEMFEEMRRHGLLADKELYSIFTDMNYEQGNFDLALELCDEAVEKCLADKNDNRTT, translated from the coding sequence ATGAGGAGGTGTTCTGGTTTTGTTTCCGTGATAAAGCACACGTCATTCTTTTCCTATTCAACTAATTCTGCAGTCGAAAAGCTTTCTTGTGTTCCTTTAAGTGCTGCGAGACCCTTTCCAGATTATTCGCCTAAAAGACCTTCCATTAGAGACTCTGAACTTGTGCAGCACATATCAACTTCTATTAAGCAACGCTATTCCGAGCACATTCGGCATGTTTTAAAGCCCTTTGAATCAAAAATCAGATCTGATCACATTATTTGGGTTCTCATTACCGTAAAGAACGATTACAAACTGGTTCTAGATTTCTTTGATTGGTGGTGTCAACGGAGGGACCCGTCAATTGAGGTCCGTTGTATTATTGTACATATTGCTGCTGCTCAAAAAGATGCAAGGACAGCACATAGGCTTATTCGTGATTTTTGGGCAAGACCCAGTGTAGATGTGACAGTTTGTTTCTCCCAGTTTGTTGAAAAATTAATATATACTTATAAGGATTGGGGTTCTAATCCATTTGTTTTCGATATTTTCTTCCAAGTACTTGTTGAGTTGGGAACtctagattatggaagaaaactTTTCGATAAAATGTTGCACTATGGCTTAGTTCTATCTGTCTCTTCATGTAACTTATTCCTTTCACGTCTCTCGCATGAGATTGAGGGGCACAAAATGATGCTAAAAGTCTTTAATGAGTTTTCTGAAGTGGGTGTTTGCTGGGATAATGAATCTCATAATATAATGATCCATTCTCTTTGTCGGGTAGGGAAAGTTAAAGAAGCTCATAACTTACTCCTGCAAATGGAGCTGCGGGGCTGTATGCCCGATGTTGTAAGTTACAGCACTGTGATTAATGGATACTGTGCCACTGGACAGCTTGAACCAGTGTTGAAGATTATCCAAGAAATGCAAGTAAAAGGATTGAAGCCAAATGCATTTACTTTTAACAGTATAATTCTTCTTTTGTCTAAGACTGGCAAAGTGCTTGATGCTGAGAAAATCCTGAGGGAGATGACTTCCCAGGGAATTGCTCCAGATAATGTTGTTTACACAACTCTTATAGATGGCTTCTGCAAAACTGGGAACATAAGTGCTGCATACAGACTATTCAATGAGATGCAATGTTTTAACATTAGTCCTGATTTGATAACATATACTGCCCTTATTTCTGGTCTGTGTCAAACTGGAAATATTGCAGAAGCAGATAAGCTTTTGAATGATATGCTTGACTGGGGGTTAGAACCTGACGAGTTCATTTATACAACACTTATTGATGGTTATTGCAAGGCAGGGGAGATAAGGGCAGCCTTTTCTCTTCACAACAAAATGGTTCAGATGCAGTTGGTGCCAAATATTGTGACGTACACTACACTGGTAGATGGGCTCTGTAAACTAGGGGAACTTGATACAGCAAACGAACTTCTCCACGAGATGTGTGGAAAAGGTCTTGAACTGAATATCTACACGTACAACTCACTTGTTAATGGTCTTTGTAAAGCTGGAGATGTAAAGCAAGCGATAAAGTTGATGGAAGATATGGAAGCTGCTGGGATCCATCCTGATGCTTTTACTTATACTACTCTAATGGATGCTTATTGCAAATTTGGAGAGATGGACAAGGCTCATGGACTATTACGTCAAATGTTGCTCAGAGGACTCCAACCCACAATAGTTACATTCAACGTTCTGATGAGTGGCTTTTGTATGTCAGGGATGCTAGAAGAGGGTGATAAATTGTTGAAGTGGATGTTGGAGAAGGGAATAATACCAAACGCTACTACCTACAATTCTCTTATGAAGCAGTATAGCGTGCGAAATGATATGCGTACGACGTCAGAAATTTATAAGGGGATGCTGGGCCAAGGAGTTGTACCAAATGCCAATACCTTTAACATATTGATACGAGGACATTGCAAAGCTAGAAATATGAAAGAGGCTTGGTTTTTGCACAAGGAAATGATCAAGAAGGGATTTACTCCCACATTAGATACTTATCATGCACTCATCAAGGGGTTTTTAAAGAGGAAAAAGTATTCTGAGGCCAAAGAAATGTTTGAAGAAATGAGAAGACATGGTTTATTGGCAGATAAAGAGCTCTACTCCATCTTTACAGATATGAACTATGAACAAGGGAACTTTGATTTGGCACTTGAGCTTTGTGATGAAGCAGTAGAAAAGTGTCTTGCAGACAAGAATGATAACAGGACTACGTGA
- the LOC132641473 gene encoding wall-associated receptor kinase-like 10, whose product MNFKKSSTFLSCIVFILLPSLITSQSCQKTCGNIPIKYPFGIGPGCGDPRFQPYVICNNQQLSFKTHTGCYPVTSIDFNHQVMYISDPSISTCACTQPSKGFSLDANAPFSFHDDTVFALLDCATDSSPIYKSNGGVNSTFPMCDSQGAPVCSLLYSCQAISRLNLPISTCCVYTPVDLGPAFEMDLEKLHCTSYSALYGFSGQELNPQAWKYGVGLKYKFNFNNDYPDMCASCEKSNGVCGYGGPYNSFLCNCPSGFNTTNDCFLGSSCSNNFRNVPWHTGILLINALGWFIVLALM is encoded by the exons ATGAATTTCAAGAAATCCTCAACCTTCCTCTCTTGCATTGTCTTCATACTTCTTCCTTCACTAATCACATCACAATCTTGTCAAAAAACCTGTGGCAATATACCAATCAAATACCCTTTTGGCATTGGCCCTGGATGTGGCGATCCTCGATTTCAGCCTTATGTTATCTGCAACAACCAACAACTCTCCTTCAAGACTCACACCGGGTGCTATCCTGTTACTTCCATAGACTTCAATCACCAAGTTATGTACATTAGTGACCCTTCTATATCAACATGTGCTTGTACACAACCAAGTAAAGGATTTAGCCTAGACGCGAACGCGCCTTTTAGCTTTCATGATGACACAGTTTTTGCTCTTCTTGATTGTGCAACAGATTCTTCACCAATTTATAAGTCCAATGGAGGGGTCAATTCAACTTTCCCTATGTGTGATTCTCAGGGTGCACCTGTTTGTAGTCTTTTGTATTCTTGTCAAGCTATTAGTAGACTTAATCTCCCAATTTCGACTTGTTGTGTTTATACACCTGTTGATCTTGGACCGGCGTTTGAGATGGATTTGGAGAAGTTGCATTGCACATCTTACTCAGCTTTATATGGTTTTAGTGGCCAAGAATTGAATCCACAGGCCTGGAAATATGGTGTGGGATTAAAGTATAAGTTCAATTTCAACAATGATTATCCTGATATGTGTGCTAGTTGTGAAAAGAGTAATGGTGTTTGTGGATATGGAGGGCCTTATAATTCATTTCTTTGCAATTGCCCTAGTGGATTCAACACGACGAACGATTGTTTCCTTGGATCATCTTGCAGTAACAATTTTAGAAATGTTCCATGGCACACTG GGATTTTGTTGATTAACGCGCTGGGATGGTTCATCGTTTTGGCGTTGATGTAG